From a single Pleurodeles waltl isolate 20211129_DDA chromosome 8, aPleWal1.hap1.20221129, whole genome shotgun sequence genomic region:
- the LOC138249438 gene encoding olfactory receptor 51G2-like has translation MTNFNYSIFDPPIFLLMSFPMEDTTNIWISLLLCLIYILSILGNILILHIIKTDNHLREPMYLLLSMLAATDLGLSLSTSPTVLSVFWFNYRKIHFYPCMIQLFFIQTLCSIESAILVGMAFDRYVAICNPLRYNSILQTTIAKVGLVAIIRGVILMFPQPFLLKRLPYCGNDALSHAFCYHPDIMKLACADITINNKYGMVVVLSSYPFDIFFILLSYVMILKTVWSKARDTGSWKALNTCVSHLCVVLLFYIPLIGLTLAHRYGQRDSILLLVMMGGVFLVVPPALNPVVYSMKTKQIRNAIRKQFCAKKTENFNSNHD, from the coding sequence ATGACCAATTTCAACTACAGCATTTTTGATCCCCCCATATTCCTCCTGATGAGCTTTCCAATGGAAGACACTACAAACATCTGGATTTCTCTTCTGCTGTGCTTAATTTATATTCTTTCTATTTTAGGAAACATCCTCATTTTACACATCATTAAGACAGACAACCATCTCAGAGAGCCTATGTATCTGCTACTGTCTATGCTTGCAGCCACTGATTTGGGCTTGTCTCTCTCTACCTCACCGACAGTGCTTAGTGTGTTTTGGTTTAATTACAGAAAGATACATTTCTATCCCTGTATGATTCAGCTGTTTTTTATACAGACACTGTGCTCCATagaatctgccattttggtgggCATGGCATTTGACCGCTATGTTGCGATATGTAATCCTCTCAGATATAACTCAATATTACAAACAACGATTGCTAAAGTTGGGTTGGTTGCTATAATAAGAGGAGTGATCCTCATGTTCCCACAACCTTTTTTGCTGAAAAGGCTTCCATACTGTGGCAATGATGCTCTTTCTCATGCCTTTTGCTACCACCCTGACATAATGAAGCTCGCCTGTGCGGATATCACCATCAACAATAAATATGGCATGGTCGTAGTACTCTCCAGCTACCCTTTTGATATATTCTTTATCCTGTTGTCATATGTGATGATTCTgaaaactgtttggagcaaagcaCGGGATACAGGAAGCTGGAAGGCACTGAATACTTGCGTCAGCCATCTCTGCGTTGTCCTGCTCTTTTACATCCCGCTGATAGGTTTGACATTGGCCCATAGGTATGGGCAGAGGGATTCAATTCTGCTGCTTGTCATGATGGGTGGAGTCTTCCTTGTGGTACCCCCAGCACTTAACCCAGTTGTTTACAGCATGAAAACTAAACAGATCCGTAATGCAATACGTAAACAATTCTGTGCAAAAAAGACTGAGAACTTCAACAGTAACCATGACTGA